In Apium graveolens cultivar Ventura chromosome 10, ASM990537v1, whole genome shotgun sequence, the following are encoded in one genomic region:
- the LOC141688873 gene encoding transcription factor GTE7-like — MTSPVSPSKLKAPCMNNNTNIKTLNPKLNETPQSFVHGPDVQQISDHVEAFRQSYLDDLVDFDVNACSETEFNELKDKFFSNVERIRGLVKKIEARQPELDKIEDVELRKRGNSAKKSSSKKTKITGQKRAMQITPDRESKRSKTMELNLTDTRKADATMMRKCGAILDKLMKHKHGWVFNKPVDVVALKIPDYNQIVKCPMDLGTVKLKLDKGGYGTPLDFAKDVRLTFDNAMLYNFKGDPVHTMAAVFLEMFDTLFVPAFGKALAELTEDDTEEALSDEAPLVEALDAKKCERAAKKSVSKKQRTMKEVKENPRLRGSMSDLERDQLGQVLEELAEDEEYLNEILQIVGKRNPKMTIPDEDAEVELDFEALDNETMWDLHRFVRLNSKGRRE; from the coding sequence ATGACGTCACCCGTTTCCCCAAGCAAACTCAAAGCCCCATGCATGAACAACAACACAAACATCAAAACCTTAAACCCTAAACTTAACGAAACTCCACAGAGTTTTGTTCATGGACCTGATGTGCAACAAATTAGTGATCACGTGGAAGCTTTTCGACAATCGTACCTAGATGATCTCGTGGACTTTGATGTTAATGCCTGTTCGGAAACTGAGTTTAATGAACTCAAGGACAAATTTTTCTCGAATGTGGAGAGAATTCGGGGTTTAGTAAAAAAGATCGAGGCACGTCAACCAGAGTTGGATAAAATCGAGGATGTTGAGTTGCGTAAACGAGGAAATTCTGCTAAGAAGAGTAGTAGTAAGAAGACTAAGATCACAGGGCAAAAGCGTGCAATGCAAATAACTCCTGATAGGGAAAGTAAAAGAAGTAAGACTATGGAGCTGAATTTGACAGACACTCGAAAAGCTGATGCAACGATGATGAGGAAGTGCGGCGCGATTTTGGATAAGTTGATGAAACATAAGCATGGTTGGGTGTTTAATAAGCCGGTGGATGTGGTTGCTTTAAAGATTCCTGATTATAATCAGATTGTTAAGTGTCCTATGGATCTAGGTACTGTCAAGTTGAAGCTTGATAAGGGTGGTTATGGAACTCCGCTTGATTTTGCGAAAGATGTTAGATTGACTTTTGATAATGCTATGTTGTATAATTTCAAGGGAGATCCTGTTCATACAATGGCTGCTGTTTTTCTTGAAATGTTTGATACATTGTTTGTTCCGGCTTTTGGTAAGGCTTTGGCTGAGTTGACAGAGGATGATACAGAAGAGGCATTGTCTGATGAAGCACCATTGGTAGAGGCATTGGATGCAAAAAAATGTGAAAGAGCTGCTAAAAAATCTGTATCCAAGAAGCAAAGGACAATGAAAGAGGTGAAGGAAAATCCAAGATTGAGAGGAAGTATGAGTGATTTGGAAAGGGATCAGTTGGGGCAGGTCTTGGAAGAATTGGCTGAGGATGAGGAGTATCTGAATGAGATTTTGCAGATTGTGGGCAAGCGGAATCCTAAGATGACGATACCTGATGAAGATGCGGAAGTTGAGCTTGATTTTGAAGCTCTTGACAACGAGACCATGTGGGATTTGCATAGATTTGTGAGGCTTAACTCAAAAGGCCGAAGAGAATGA
- the LOC141691468 gene encoding receptor-like protein 33 yields the protein MWKCIGLFTIMIMLLFLPNHVISSPSAAATTHLSPNMQKLALYQFRLSMSIDAYAAACNSGSISKMMNWSMSSDCCTWGGVTCNQKTGDVIGLDLRCSQLVGAIYSNNTLFHLSLLQFWGSSSNLQALYLEQTTLSGGIPDSIGYLKSLILLSLPDCKIDGTIPKSIGNLIQLTKLDLSSNNLTGLIPESLVFTCSNNLINGSIPESFLKLVSLTTLDFSSNNFSGVLDIEIFARLEYLETLVLSYNSLSLRVTSTTMLPPQIMTLGLSSCKIKEFTHFLGTAENLKYLDLSNNQIHGEIPQGIGMGKFYNLDLSGNFLTCGIENLSWDFLEYLNLQPNILNGSLPDSICNSTSLNVLNLSHNNLSGVLPACSRSLDYTLSVLDVRMNSIRGSIPSTLSNFRKLRSLNLYANKLEGTIPRSFAEFDYLEVFDLGSNQIKDTFPQWLEALQNLQVLSLKSNKLHGIINNVSKVEIPFPSLRIIDLSDNEFSGPLPAKYIENFKRSYMGDSYYSDTVTMVIKGVTFDFVRILTTFTTIDLSRNNFEGQIPELIGNLESLRYLNLSHNHLSGRMPSLVGKLSVLESLDLSFNRLVGFIPQELTGLFFLSRLNLSYNDLNGHIPEGAQFGTFETDSYIGNLALCGRPLSKRCDREITETQENADEDDDYFFMLG from the exons ATGTGGAAATGCATAGGGCTTTTCACAATCATGATAATGCTTCTGTTCTTGCCGAACCATGTTATTTCCTCACCTTCTGCAGCAGCTACTACACATTTGAGTCCAAACATGCAAAAGCTTGCACTATATCAGTTTAGGCTTAGCATGTCCATAGATGCATATGCTGCTGCGTGTAATTCTGGAAGCATATCTAAGATGATGAACTGGAGTATGAGTTCTGATTGCTGCACGTGGGGTGGAGTGACCTGTAACCAGAAGACAGGAGACGTGATCGGACTGGACCTGCGTTGCAGCCAGCTTGTAGGAGCTATCTATTCCAACAACACCCTCTTCCACCTCTCTTTGCTACAATTT TGGGGAAGTAGTAGTAATCTTCAGGCACTTTATCTTGAACAAACAACGTTATCGGGAGGAATACCTGATTCAATAGGTTACCTCAAGTCCTTGATCCTTTTGTCACTCCCAGATTGCAAAATCGATGGGACTATTCCAAAATCCATAGGTAATCTTATTCAACTCACTAAGTTGGACCTCAGTTCCAATAATCTCACTGGCCTAATTCCTGAATCTTTA GTTTTCACTTGTAGCAATAATTTAATAAATGGATCCATCCCTGAATCTTTTCTTAAACTTGTGAGCCTAACCACGCTAGATTTTTCTTCAAACAATTTTAGTGGTGTCTTGGATATTGAAATATTTGCACGCCTTGAATACCTCGAGACTCTTGTTCTTTCTTATAATAGTCTATCATTGAGAGTTACAAGTACAACTATGCTCCCTCCTCAGATTATGACTCTGGGTTTGTCGTCGTGCAAGATCAAGGAGTTCACACATTTTTTAGGAACTGCAGAGAACCTCAAATATCTAGATCTGTCAAACAACCAAATTCATGGGGAGATTCCTCAAGGGATTGGGATGGGTAAATTTTATAATCTTGATCTTTCTGGAAACTTCTTAACATGTGGTATCGAGAATCTTTCATGGGACTTCTTAGAGTATCTCAATCTCCAGCCTAACATACTTAACGGATCATTGCCTGACTCCATCTGTAATTCGACCTCTCTTAATGTTCTCAATTTATCCCATAACAATTTAAGCGGTGTGCTTCCGGCTTGTTCAAGAAGTTTAGACTACACTCTTTCGGTGTTAGATGTACGGATGAACAGCATTAGGGGAAGTATTCCATCAACTTTATCAAATTTTCGTAAGTTAAGAAGTTTAAATTTGTACGCCAATAAACTGGAAGGAACAATACCTCGTTCTTTTGCAGAATTTGATTATTTAGAAGTTTTTGATCTTGGAAGCAATCAAATAAAAGATACCTTCCCTCAGTGGCTAGAAGCTCTTCAAAATCTCCAAGTTCTTAGTTTGAAGTCAAATAAATTGCATGGCATCATAAACAATGTCTCAAAGGTAGAAATCCCATTTCCTAGCTTGAGAATCATTGACCTATCCGACAATGAGTTTTCAGGTCCCCTGCCAGCAAAATATATTGAGAACTTCAAAAG GAGTTATATGGGAGATTCTTATTACAGTGATACAGTTACCATGGTGATAAAAGGGGTTACGTTTGATTTTGTCAGGATTCTAACTACATTCACAACAATTGATCTATCTAGAAACAACTTTGAAGGACAAATTCCTGAACTTATTGGTAATTTGGAGTCACTTCGATATCTCAATTTATCACACAATCATCTCTCAGGCCGTATGCCATCCTTAGTTGGAAAACTGTCGGTGCTAGAGTCATTAGACCTCTCCTTCAACCGACTAGTAGGATTTATTCCTCAAGAGCTTACAGGTTTATTTTTTCTTTCACGTCTAAATCTCTCTTACAATGATCTTAATGGTCACATTCCAGAAGGAGCTCAATTTGGAACATTTGAAACTGATAGCTACATTGGGAACTTGGCTTTATGTGGACGTCCATTGTCCAAAAGGTGTGATAGAGAGATTACTGAGACTCAAGAAAATGCAGATGAGGATGATGATTACTTCTTtatgttgg gataa